In the Bacillus shivajii genome, one interval contains:
- a CDS encoding ABC transporter permease: MFEFPETLRLDLGIYVDHFINWITDTFAGFFDGLGSVILWFMLGMENILVWIPWFIIIAFVIFISWRILNPMTGIIFGLLLMLIGSFGYWELMMSTLAIVLTAVVISLIFGVPVGIWMAYNDTVERFVKPILDLMQTMPSFVYLIPAVMLFSLGLVPGVFATVIYAIPPVIRLTNLAIRRVSKDMIEASHSFGSSSWQTLKKVQLPQALPTIMTGINQTTMMALAMVVIASMVGARGLGMEVLIAINQLDIAQGFEAGISIVILAIIIDRLSQGIAERYKYAE, from the coding sequence ATGTTTGAATTTCCCGAAACGTTAAGATTAGATTTAGGGATTTATGTTGACCACTTTATCAACTGGATCACCGATACATTCGCCGGATTTTTTGACGGCTTAGGATCCGTCATTTTGTGGTTTATGCTTGGAATGGAAAATATACTCGTTTGGATTCCATGGTTTATTATTATCGCTTTTGTCATTTTTATATCATGGAGAATTCTAAATCCGATGACCGGAATTATCTTTGGTCTATTATTAATGCTTATTGGAAGCTTTGGTTATTGGGAATTGATGATGTCAACATTAGCGATCGTATTAACAGCTGTTGTCATTTCGTTAATCTTTGGTGTACCAGTAGGTATTTGGATGGCCTATAACGATACAGTTGAAAGATTCGTTAAGCCAATACTTGACTTAATGCAGACAATGCCAAGTTTTGTTTACTTAATTCCAGCGGTTATGTTATTTAGCTTAGGTCTTGTTCCTGGAGTTTTCGCGACCGTTATTTATGCAATTCCTCCTGTAATTAGGTTGACAAACCTAGCAATACGTAGAGTATCAAAAGACATGATCGAAGCTTCTCATTCTTTCGGTTCTTCTTCATGGCAAACTCTCAAGAAAGTCCAGCTCCCTCAAGCTTTACCGACAATTATGACCGGTATTAACCAGACAACAATGATGGCATTAGCAATGGTCGTTATTGCTTCAATGGTTGGAGCACGAGGACTTGGAATGGAAGTATTAATTGCAATTAACCAATTGGATATTGCGCAAGGGTTTGAAGCGGGTATTTCCATTGTAATTTTAGCAATTATTATTGATAGACTATCTCAAGGCATCGCTGAACGCTATAAATATGCCGAATAA
- a CDS encoding quaternary amine ABC transporter ATP-binding protein: MAVKVKVEHLSKVFGSKPKAALKLANKGLTRNEILEKTGNTLGIYDVSFDVNEGEIFVIMGLSGSGKSTLIRCLNLLNKPTDGKIIVDDEDIVQFNKTKLMEFRQKKIAMVFQHFGLFTHRTVLDNVAYGLEVKGISKEERYEKANEVIQTVGLAGWENKLPSELSGGMQQRVGLARALTNDPDILLMDEPFSALDPLIRRDMQMELLDIQSRLQKTIIFITHDINEAFKIGDRVAVMKDGLVEQIGTPEEILDSPQSEYIRDFVQDIDRSKVLQASNIMFKPVTVLQKEGLKNAVNEMRSNGISSIFVLDSNRKLQGLITIDDTIQAIKDNKKISDILRDEYHTIDPDDYIQDLIPKATESKYPLAVVDESGKFQGIVSRVSVLSALV, encoded by the coding sequence ATGGCAGTAAAAGTAAAGGTTGAACATTTATCGAAAGTTTTTGGTAGTAAGCCTAAAGCTGCTTTAAAGTTAGCCAACAAAGGCCTTACCAGAAATGAAATTCTTGAAAAAACAGGAAACACATTAGGAATATATGACGTATCTTTCGATGTTAACGAAGGTGAAATCTTTGTTATTATGGGACTTTCCGGAAGTGGAAAATCAACACTCATCCGCTGTTTAAATTTATTAAACAAACCTACCGATGGAAAAATCATTGTAGATGACGAAGATATTGTTCAGTTTAATAAAACTAAATTAATGGAATTTAGACAAAAGAAAATTGCAATGGTCTTCCAACATTTCGGGTTATTTACTCACCGAACAGTTTTAGATAATGTTGCTTACGGTTTAGAGGTTAAAGGCATTTCAAAAGAGGAACGTTATGAAAAGGCCAATGAAGTGATACAAACAGTTGGTCTTGCAGGTTGGGAGAATAAACTTCCAAGCGAGTTAAGTGGTGGTATGCAACAGCGTGTAGGTCTTGCAAGAGCACTAACAAACGACCCGGATATTTTATTAATGGATGAACCGTTCAGTGCATTGGACCCACTCATTCGCCGCGATATGCAGATGGAATTGTTAGACATTCAATCACGACTACAAAAAACGATCATCTTTATCACACATGATATTAACGAGGCATTTAAGATCGGTGACCGTGTAGCTGTTATGAAAGATGGTCTCGTTGAACAGATTGGAACACCTGAGGAAATTTTAGACTCTCCACAAAGCGAATATATTCGTGATTTCGTTCAAGATATTGACCGATCAAAAGTATTACAAGCATCAAATATTATGTTTAAGCCTGTAACAGTTTTACAAAAAGAAGGCTTAAAAAATGCAGTTAATGAAATGCGCTCGAATGGGATATCAAGTATCTTTGTTCTCGATTCCAACCGGAAGTTGCAAGGACTGATTACTATTGACGATACGATTCAAGCAATTAAAGATAATAAGAAGATAAGTGATATCTTACGTGATGAATACCATACGATTGACCCTGATGACTATATACAAGATCTTATACCAAAAGCAACAGAGTCCAAATATCCACTCGCTGTTGTTGATGAAAGCGGAAAATTCCAAGGAATTGTTTCCAGAGTTTCTGTTCTCTCCGCATTAGTATAA
- a CDS encoding type II secretion system F family protein, whose translation MLILLYVITVVLLLVGLWSWRKERQKAISKRISLLTGEGELIQGTNNTIGRDDETKQSFFKRMIEPFWKQFKRSFQRNVEQKKQEKIEQKLLKAGKPFGMTPFEFRLVQVLFLLIFPLTATGLSILLGLSGGRMVLVVLLSFVAGLYFPVFYLKSKTEERNKKAIRELPDFIDLVTVSIEAGLGFDSALSKVVAKKEGVLSSEFQRCLEEMRLGKTRKEALSGVRERLEVDDVKLLIGSIIQAEQLGVGMVQILRVQSNEIRERRKQRAEEAAMKAPIKMLFPLVLFIFPCIFIVLLGPAIIQIFETF comes from the coding sequence ATGTTGATATTGTTATATGTAATAACGGTTGTTTTACTCCTTGTCGGTTTGTGGAGCTGGCGGAAGGAACGCCAGAAAGCTATTTCCAAGAGGATTTCGCTTCTCACTGGAGAAGGAGAGCTTATACAAGGTACCAATAACACCATTGGCCGTGATGATGAAACTAAGCAATCATTTTTCAAACGGATGATTGAACCATTTTGGAAGCAATTTAAACGAAGTTTCCAAAGAAATGTCGAGCAGAAGAAGCAAGAAAAAATTGAGCAAAAGCTTTTGAAAGCTGGAAAGCCATTTGGCATGACACCGTTTGAGTTTCGTCTCGTCCAAGTGCTATTTCTTTTAATTTTCCCTTTAACAGCGACAGGTCTTAGTATTTTACTAGGTCTGTCAGGTGGACGGATGGTTCTTGTCGTCTTGCTAAGTTTTGTTGCGGGTTTATATTTTCCCGTATTTTATTTAAAGTCAAAAACAGAAGAACGAAATAAAAAGGCCATTCGTGAGTTACCAGATTTCATTGATTTAGTGACGGTAAGCATTGAGGCTGGTTTAGGATTTGATTCCGCGTTAAGTAAAGTCGTTGCGAAAAAAGAAGGCGTTCTTTCATCTGAATTTCAACGCTGTCTTGAAGAAATGCGGTTAGGGAAAACAAGAAAAGAAGCTCTTTCTGGTGTGCGCGAAAGACTTGAAGTTGATGATGTGAAACTTTTGATAGGGAGTATCATTCAAGCTGAGCAATTAGGTGTAGGGATGGTACAAATATTAAGAGTACAATCAAATGAAATTCGTGAAAGAAGAAAGCAGCGAGCGGAAGAAGCCGCTATGAAAGCACCGATTAAAATGCTTTTTCCATTAGTGCTTTTTATCTTCCCTTGTATATTTATTGTTCTGTTAGGACCTGCAATCATTCAAATTTTTGAGACGTTTTAA
- a CDS encoding type II secretion system F family protein, with the protein MDWLIWIMVLFTTSLFFLALLQKLFYKDTQVKRRVEQYLQGGAPEENIKEKKTFQLSLEFSLTKERIRKRLKKKDKSTQIEMRLHQAGLPLTPEEFVMFQWISIALGGGILYLIVDHFIILPIGAAVGYAIPELVLNMRKKDRMRKFNDHLPEMISTIVSALRAGFSFPQALKTVMEESPSPMKEEIAVVIKEMQYGTPLEEALGRLKERMPSEDLDLMIQAIVIQRQVGGNLAIVLEKIVETIRDRIKIQGQIRTLTAQGKMSGLVVGLLPVILGAILFVVNPEYMLVLFTHPIGLMLLVIATVSSILGLIFIRKVTTIEV; encoded by the coding sequence ATGGATTGGTTAATATGGATCATGGTTCTCTTTACAACCTCTCTATTTTTTTTAGCACTCTTACAAAAACTATTTTACAAAGATACACAAGTTAAACGTAGGGTTGAACAATATTTACAAGGCGGAGCACCTGAGGAAAATATTAAAGAGAAGAAAACCTTTCAGCTTAGCTTAGAATTTAGCTTAACGAAAGAGCGAATTCGTAAAAGGTTAAAGAAAAAGGACAAAAGTACGCAAATAGAAATGAGACTTCACCAGGCCGGATTACCACTTACGCCTGAGGAGTTTGTTATGTTTCAATGGATTTCGATTGCACTTGGTGGAGGGATTCTTTATTTAATTGTTGATCATTTTATCATTTTGCCAATTGGAGCGGCGGTCGGTTATGCGATCCCAGAGCTCGTTTTAAATATGCGCAAGAAAGATCGAATGAGAAAATTTAATGATCATTTACCAGAAATGATATCAACAATTGTTAGTGCATTACGAGCTGGATTTAGTTTCCCGCAAGCATTAAAGACGGTTATGGAAGAGTCACCATCACCTATGAAAGAAGAAATTGCCGTTGTTATAAAAGAGATGCAATATGGCACACCGCTTGAAGAGGCTCTAGGGCGTTTGAAAGAACGAATGCCTAGTGAAGATTTAGATTTAATGATTCAAGCAATTGTCATTCAGCGTCAAGTTGGTGGAAATTTAGCGATTGTATTAGAAAAAATAGTGGAAACCATTCGTGATCGAATTAAAATCCAAGGGCAAATTCGTACGTTGACAGCCCAAGGAAAGATGTCTGGTTTAGTTGTCGGTCTATTGCCAGTTATACTTGGCGCAATTTTATTTGTTGTAAATCCTGAATACATGTTAGTTCTTTTCACACATCCTATCGGTTTAATGCTATTAGTTATTGCGACTGTTTCTTCGATTCTAGGACTGATCTTTATTCGCAAAGTTACAACGATTGAGGTGTAA
- a CDS encoding CpaF family protein, with the protein MSLLNRLQNKQNPKSTETPAKSSPIKEKENDNVEKQPIAKDIKETEEKKDPKPNVELPKAIQTQPTKNKKHDELKSLIHKQILQEMKKVNDVEEIVPKIDEIAVELIKENDSLKKHVDRKKVVEELINDLTGFGPINPLLMDDDVSEVMVNGPNQVYCERKGKLVLTDIKFRDNEHVLHVIERIVAPIGRRIDESSPMVDARLPDGSRVNAIIPPLALNGPTITIRKFAKDPFTINDLVSFGTLSEEMATFLDACVKARLNMFVSGGTGSGKTTTLNVLSSFIPNDERIVTIEDAAEIQLGQDHVVTLESRPPNIEGSGAITIRDLVRNSLRMRPDRIVIGEVRGAEALDMLQAMNTGHDGSLATGHSNSPRDMLSRLETMVLLAGVDLPVKAIREQIAGAIDVIIQQTRLKDGSRKIVKVTEVQGLEGDVIVLQDIFTFEQKGIDEFGKVKGKLVPTGVRPKFYEQLETSGIHIPPNVFLEREE; encoded by the coding sequence ATGAGTTTGTTAAATCGTTTACAAAATAAACAAAATCCAAAATCTACAGAGACTCCGGCTAAGTCCTCTCCTATAAAGGAAAAGGAAAATGACAACGTTGAAAAACAGCCAATAGCAAAAGATATAAAGGAAACGGAAGAAAAAAAAGATCCGAAACCAAATGTAGAATTACCGAAAGCAATCCAAACACAGCCAACAAAAAATAAGAAGCACGATGAATTAAAAAGTTTAATTCATAAACAAATCTTACAAGAAATGAAAAAGGTTAATGATGTAGAAGAGATTGTTCCAAAGATTGATGAGATAGCTGTAGAACTTATTAAAGAGAATGATAGCCTAAAAAAACATGTCGATCGTAAAAAAGTAGTAGAGGAACTTATCAATGATTTAACGGGGTTTGGTCCAATTAATCCATTATTAATGGACGATGATGTATCAGAAGTAATGGTAAATGGACCAAATCAGGTGTATTGCGAGCGAAAAGGAAAGCTCGTCCTGACGGATATTAAATTCCGTGATAATGAGCATGTTCTTCATGTGATTGAACGAATCGTTGCGCCAATTGGAAGAAGAATTGATGAGAGCAGTCCAATGGTAGATGCACGACTACCAGACGGCTCTCGTGTAAATGCCATTATTCCACCACTTGCGCTAAATGGTCCAACGATTACGATTCGAAAATTTGCAAAAGATCCGTTTACAATTAACGATTTAGTTTCCTTCGGTACATTATCAGAAGAGATGGCAACGTTTCTTGATGCGTGTGTTAAGGCAAGGCTGAACATGTTTGTTAGTGGCGGGACAGGTTCAGGGAAGACAACGACATTAAATGTGTTATCCAGTTTTATACCTAACGATGAACGGATTGTAACAATTGAAGATGCCGCAGAAATTCAACTTGGGCAAGACCATGTTGTGACATTGGAATCACGCCCGCCAAATATTGAAGGGAGCGGAGCAATTACGATCCGTGACCTTGTTCGGAACTCACTTCGTATGCGCCCTGATCGTATTGTTATTGGCGAGGTACGTGGAGCTGAAGCTTTAGATATGCTGCAAGCGATGAATACAGGACATGACGGATCACTTGCAACAGGCCACTCAAACAGCCCACGAGATATGCTCTCAAGGCTTGAAACGATGGTTCTTCTAGCTGGGGTTGACCTCCCAGTAAAGGCAATTCGTGAGCAAATTGCTGGAGCGATTGATGTCATTATTCAACAGACACGTTTAAAAGATGGCTCGCGAAAAATTGTAAAGGTTACAGAGGTCCAAGGATTAGAAGGCGATGTCATCGTTTTACAAGATATTTTTACATTTGAACAAAAAGGTATTGACGAGTTTGGAAAAGTAAAAGGTAAACTCGTTCCAACGGGCGTTCGTCCAAAGTTTTATGAACAGCTTGAAACGTCCGGGATTCATATCCCACCAAATGTATTCTTAGAAAGAGAGGAGTGA
- a CDS encoding AAA family ATPase gives MAEKESSIRVNQGKVITVCSAKGGIGQTLLSVNLALALKKKNLNICLIDGDLQFGDVSLAMDLKPSFTIKDLIDESGSLDEGSVTSYLTDHSSGVQVLPAPESPEFAELITSDHLISIVNVLRQAFDFIVIDAGHGLKSETVDLMDISDELLVVTSLEMTALKNTKLMIGTLEQLEMKEKVRLVMNRYNMESLLKPEEVPNMMNVIRVEYMPNNFQIAAQSLNLGIPVVSSRSKSDLSKSIFKMAENIISNRETDRPIQKKSLFGKVFPKKK, from the coding sequence ATGGCTGAAAAAGAAAGCTCCATTAGAGTGAATCAAGGGAAAGTGATCACCGTTTGCAGTGCTAAAGGAGGCATCGGACAAACCCTCCTTTCGGTAAACCTTGCATTAGCTCTAAAAAAGAAAAATTTAAATATATGTTTGATTGATGGTGATTTACAGTTTGGTGACGTCAGTTTGGCAATGGACTTAAAGCCATCATTTACGATAAAAGACTTAATTGATGAATCAGGAAGCCTTGATGAAGGAAGTGTCACTAGTTATTTAACGGATCATTCATCAGGAGTACAAGTGCTTCCAGCACCTGAGAGTCCAGAGTTTGCAGAGCTCATTACTAGTGATCACCTCATCAGTATCGTTAACGTACTAAGACAAGCGTTTGATTTTATCGTTATTGATGCAGGTCATGGATTAAAAAGTGAGACCGTCGATTTGATGGATATATCTGATGAATTATTAGTTGTAACAAGTTTAGAAATGACTGCGTTAAAAAACACGAAACTGATGATCGGAACCCTTGAACAACTTGAGATGAAAGAAAAAGTGAGACTTGTGATGAACCGGTACAATATGGAGAGTTTATTAAAGCCAGAAGAAGTACCAAATATGATGAATGTAATACGAGTAGAATATATGCCTAACAACTTTCAAATTGCTGCCCAATCATTAAACTTAGGCATACCAGTTGTATCTAGCCGAAGTAAATCGGATCTTTCGAAGAGTATTTTTAAAATGGCAGAGAATATAATATCAAATCGTGAAACAGATAGACCAATCCAAAAAAAATCTTTATTCGGAAAAGTCTTTCCAAAGAAAAAATAA
- the cpaB gene encoding Flp pilus assembly protein CpaB yields MRSRTIFLLAAVMGVITTLLFFLNLQEGTKTEEVEVQKVEVVAATETIELNQTITREMIEIREVPEDQVHPAAYRQIGEVEGKFATTFIDQGEIILSHRLRSERDETEFVSRKVQEGFRAVALGVDFVKSVSNLIEPEDYVDVIYTAPTGEDAEIETEIILSNVRVLAVGRKMVEVSEGEPYVEYSSITLELAPEDTITAVHAFETGSIHMTLRSRLRTENVEDLTDDIAETTENEEE; encoded by the coding sequence ATGAGATCAAGAACAATATTCCTTTTGGCAGCTGTCATGGGAGTGATAACCACTCTTCTTTTTTTCTTAAACTTGCAAGAGGGTACAAAAACTGAAGAGGTAGAGGTTCAAAAAGTAGAAGTTGTCGCTGCAACTGAAACGATTGAATTAAACCAAACCATTACGAGAGAAATGATTGAAATACGTGAAGTGCCGGAAGATCAAGTGCACCCAGCAGCTTATAGACAAATTGGTGAAGTGGAAGGCAAGTTTGCAACGACCTTTATTGATCAAGGAGAAATCATACTTTCTCATCGGTTAAGGTCAGAAAGGGATGAAACGGAGTTCGTTTCTCGTAAAGTCCAAGAGGGCTTCCGAGCAGTTGCTCTAGGTGTCGATTTTGTTAAATCTGTCTCAAATTTAATTGAGCCTGAAGACTATGTCGATGTAATATACACAGCTCCAACAGGAGAAGACGCTGAAATTGAAACTGAAATCATTCTTTCCAATGTACGTGTTTTAGCTGTAGGGAGAAAAATGGTTGAAGTGTCTGAAGGAGAGCCTTATGTGGAATATAGTTCGATTACATTAGAACTAGCACCTGAAGATACGATAACTGCAGTACATGCATTTGAAACTGGAAGCATTCATATGACTCTGCGGTCCAGGCTGCGGACTGAAAATGTAGAAGATCTTACGGATGATATTGCAGAAACTACAGAAAATGAAGAAGAGTGA
- a CDS encoding pilus assembly protein TadG-related protein, with protein MQLLMGFLKKFLYKKEDGHALVLASMVFTGLVGITGLVIDGGMLYMQQTHLQKTANAAVLSGAQELMAPNDKKAKSVVDDILRSHGETDSFYDLHVAMGDRLSIRLEKPVPLTFASLFGVEEVNVQASAIARVGVMGNAVGAAPLGIEESVELEYGVEYKLRVDETEVDTGNFGVLALEGPGARTYKDNLLYGYQEAISVGDVLNTQTGNIAGPTREAVNELVNSCSDMNQRDCRRILLVPVYKPYNHDQNQLKQVKVTGFAYFYISEPMSRNDTVVRGVFIERTGTGFESELAKERGAFVVRLTE; from the coding sequence ATGCAATTATTAATGGGATTTTTAAAAAAATTCTTATATAAAAAAGAAGATGGTCATGCACTGGTCCTCGCATCAATGGTATTTACCGGCCTTGTCGGTATAACAGGTCTTGTCATTGATGGGGGGATGCTTTATATGCAACAAACTCACTTACAAAAGACTGCCAATGCTGCAGTCCTTTCTGGTGCTCAAGAATTAATGGCTCCTAATGATAAAAAGGCGAAGTCTGTCGTTGATGACATTCTTCGTTCACATGGTGAAACAGACTCTTTTTATGATCTTCATGTAGCCATGGGAGACCGTCTTTCCATTCGACTTGAAAAACCAGTTCCATTAACGTTTGCATCATTATTTGGTGTGGAAGAGGTAAACGTACAGGCATCAGCTATAGCGAGAGTAGGAGTAATGGGAAATGCAGTCGGTGCTGCACCTTTAGGAATAGAAGAATCGGTTGAATTAGAATATGGCGTTGAGTATAAATTAAGAGTTGACGAAACAGAAGTTGACACTGGTAATTTTGGGGTTCTCGCGCTTGAGGGACCAGGTGCACGGACGTATAAGGATAACTTATTATATGGCTATCAAGAGGCAATATCTGTCGGTGATGTTTTAAATACACAAACAGGAAATATTGCTGGCCCGACGAGAGAGGCTGTAAATGAGCTTGTTAACTCATGCAGTGATATGAATCAACGAGACTGCAGACGTATTTTATTAGTGCCGGTTTATAAGCCTTATAACCATGACCAAAATCAGCTCAAGCAAGTAAAGGTAACGGGCTTTGCTTATTTCTATATTTCAGAACCGATGTCACGTAATGATACGGTCGTTCGTGGCGTGTTTATTGAACGAACAGGAACAGGCTTCGAAAGCGAACTTGCTAAAGAACGTGGAGCATTTGTTGTTAGATTAACAGAGTAG
- a CDS encoding TadE/TadG family type IV pilus assembly protein: MLRNEKGQSLVEMALIVPILLILIVGIFDIGRMLYSYSTLHFTAQETVRLGGFGRADADIIQFAKNNYHAGNSSQLTVSVSPSQELRRSGDYVTVTLQYPVEPFTPFVNILFSEPIHLKAESTIRVE, from the coding sequence ATGCTTCGTAACGAAAAAGGGCAATCACTTGTTGAAATGGCTCTAATTGTCCCGATTTTGCTTATTCTGATTGTCGGAATATTCGATATTGGCCGTATGCTTTATTCGTATAGCACTTTGCACTTTACAGCACAAGAGACCGTCAGATTAGGGGGATTCGGTAGAGCAGATGCAGATATTATTCAATTTGCTAAAAACAATTATCATGCAGGCAACAGCTCTCAATTAACAGTGAGCGTTTCACCGTCACAAGAACTTCGTAGGTCAGGAGATTATGTGACGGTAACTTTGCAATATCCAGTTGAACCGTTTACCCCTTTTGTGAACATTTTGTTTTCAGAGCCCATTCACTTAAAGGCTGAATCGACAATTCGGGTTGAATGA
- a CDS encoding A24 family peptidase encodes MTLLNSLLVVVLIICIITDIKSRKIYNKVLYPALVAAFLLNALFFGWEGLLSSLLGFLVGLLILLIPYLMGGMGAGDVKLLAVIGAVKGAAFVFTTAIYMAVFGGLIALGVLLFRKGLLGRLKSAFYSLCGMKYGMKFSFIDQEAMKKTYPYGVAIVAGAFVAFLSDGVML; translated from the coding sequence ATGACTTTATTAAACAGTTTATTAGTGGTTGTTCTTATCATTTGTATTATTACCGATATTAAAAGCAGAAAAATTTATAATAAAGTCCTTTATCCAGCACTTGTTGCGGCTTTCCTCCTAAATGCTTTATTCTTTGGATGGGAAGGATTGTTAAGCAGTCTACTTGGATTTTTGGTTGGACTCTTGATCCTACTCATTCCATATTTGATGGGCGGCATGGGAGCTGGAGATGTCAAGCTATTAGCAGTGATCGGTGCAGTAAAAGGAGCGGCATTTGTTTTTACTACAGCAATATATATGGCTGTTTTTGGTGGCTTGATTGCGCTTGGCGTACTTCTATTTAGAAAAGGGTTATTAGGAAGATTGAAGTCAGCTTTTTACTCGTTGTGTGGCATGAAATATGGAATGAAATTTTCCTTTATTGATCAAGAAGCGATGAAGAAGACATATCCTTATGGTGTGGCAATTGTTGCTGGTGCGTTTGTAGCATTTTTGTCTGATGGGGTGATGCTATAA
- a CDS encoding Flp family type IVb pilin: MKKFIKGLFLEEEGQGMAEYALVLGVIAVGVVAILGIFGNTIMDIFKDVTERIGGDTSGV, translated from the coding sequence ATGAAAAAGTTTATTAAAGGATTATTTTTAGAAGAAGAAGGACAAGGAATGGCCGAGTACGCGTTAGTATTAGGAGTTATTGCAGTAGGAGTCGTAGCAATCTTAGGGATTTTCGGAAACACAATCATGGATATTTTCAAAGATGTAACAGAAAGAATTGGCGGAGACACAAGCGGAGTTTAA
- a CDS encoding Flp family type IVb pilin: MKKFIKGLFLEEEGQGMAEYALVLGVIAVGVVAILGIFGNTIMDIFKDVTERIGGDTSGV, translated from the coding sequence ATGAAAAAGTTCATTAAAGGATTATTTTTAGAAGAAGAAGGCCAAGGAATGGCGGAATACGCGTTAGTATTAGGAGTTATTGCAGTAGGAGTCGTAGCGATCTTAGGAATTTTCGGAAACACAATCATGGATATCTTCAAAGACGTAACAGAAAGAATCGGCGGAGACACAAGCGGAGTTTAA
- a CDS encoding Flp family type IVb pilin: MKKFIKGLFLEEEGQGMAEYALVLGVIAVGVVAILGIFGNTIMDIFKDVTERIGGDTSGV, translated from the coding sequence ATGAAAAAGTTCATTAAAGGATTATTTTTAGAAGAAGAAGGGCAAGGAATGGCGGAATACGCGTTAGTATTAGGAGTTATTGCAGTAGGAGTCGTAGCGATCTTAGGAATTTTCGGAAACACAATCATGGATATCTTCAAAGACGTAACAGAAAGAATCGGCGGAGACACAAGCGGAGTTTAA
- a CDS encoding Flp family type IVb pilin: MKKFIKGLFLEEEGQGMAEYALVLGVIAVGVVAILGIFGNTIMDIFKDVTERIGGDTSGV, translated from the coding sequence ATGAAAAAGTTTATTAAAGGATTATTTTTAGAAGAAGAAGGACAAGGAATGGCCGAGTACGCGTTAGTATTAGGAGTTATTGCAGTAGGAGTCGTAGCGATCTTAGGAATTTTCGGAAACACAATCATGGATATCTTCAAAGACGTAACAGAAAGAATCGGTGGAGACACAAGCGGAGTTTAA
- a CDS encoding DUF192 domain-containing protein, whose amino-acid sequence MKVVNLSNENVLASDVKQAYSFLKRLKGLMFTKELGSGKAIHLKPCRSVHTFFMNYAIDVIYLGEGNKVVAINENLQPNKAGKHYKYARSVVELPVGTVSHSQTKVGDVLSINE is encoded by the coding sequence GTGAAGGTTGTAAACCTGAGCAATGAAAATGTGCTCGCAAGTGATGTAAAACAAGCCTACAGTTTTTTGAAACGCTTGAAAGGATTAATGTTTACAAAAGAGCTTGGCTCAGGAAAAGCAATCCATTTAAAACCCTGTCGATCCGTTCATACGTTTTTTATGAACTACGCCATTGATGTCATTTATTTAGGTGAAGGAAATAAAGTTGTCGCTATAAATGAGAACTTACAGCCTAATAAAGCAGGAAAGCATTATAAATATGCAAGGTCAGTGGTAGAACTTCCTGTTGGTACTGTATCTCACTCGCAAACGAAAGTTGGAGACGTGTTATCTATAAATGAATAA